A window from Actimicrobium sp. CCC2.4 encodes these proteins:
- a CDS encoding DUF779 domain-containing protein, with protein MTTDSVPRVIATDSAHAFLATLQQKYGKLMFFQSGGCCDGSSPLCYAQGEFQVSDDDVYLGSLDGTPFFMGHDQFVYWKHTQLIIDVVAGMGGMFSLDNGTGKRFLTRSRLFTDAENLALETIVLARP; from the coding sequence ATGACTACCGATTCAGTCCCGCGCGTGATTGCCACCGACAGCGCCCACGCCTTCCTGGCCACGCTGCAGCAAAAATACGGCAAGTTGATGTTCTTCCAGTCCGGCGGTTGCTGCGACGGCAGCTCGCCGCTGTGCTACGCGCAAGGCGAGTTCCAGGTCAGTGACGACGATGTCTATCTCGGCAGCCTCGATGGCACGCCATTTTTCATGGGCCACGACCAGTTCGTCTACTGGAAACACACCCAGCTAATCATCGACGTGGTGGCCGGCATGGGCGGCATGTTCTCGCTCGATAACGGCACCGGCAAGCGCTTCCTGACCCGCTCGCGCCTGTTCACCGATGCCGAAAACCTGGCGCTCGAAACGATAGTGCTGGCGCGCCCGTAA
- a CDS encoding PQQ-dependent methanol/ethanol family dehydrogenase, which produces MYKKLLGTLIVSALAGALPAHAVDVTDAMIANDEKSGNDVLSYGMGTQGQRYSTLTQLNTKTISGLVPAWSFSFGGEKQRGQESQPVVHDGRMFVTGSYSRIYALDVKTGAKIWKYEHRLPEGIMPCCDVVNRGAALFGNLVIFSTLDAQLVALDQATGNLVWKEKIDDYAAGYSNTAAPLIAKGMLLTGVSGGEFGVVGRVEARDPMTGRLIWMRPTVEGHMGYKYDKDGKKTELGISGTLNKTWPGELWKTGGAATWLGGTYDATTGLAYFGTGNPSPWNSHLRPGDNLYSSSTVALDVMTGDIKWHYQTTPHDGWDYDGVNELITFDMGGKRMGGKADRNGFFYVLDAKSGKLENAFPFVKKITWASSIDLKTGRPNYIEAGRPGDPTKGADGKKGTTVYAAPSFLGGKNQMPMAYSPKTNLFYVPANEWAMEIWNEPVGYKKGAAFLGAGFAIRTINDDYIGALRAMDPKTGKIVWENKNVAPLWGGVMTTAGDLVFYGTPEGFLKALDARTGKELWKFQTGSGVVAPPITWMDGGVQYVAVVSGWGGAVPLWGGDVAAKVSYLEQGGSVWVFKLAGSTAVASK; this is translated from the coding sequence ATGTACAAAAAATTGTTGGGGACACTGATTGTGAGCGCGCTAGCCGGCGCGTTGCCGGCGCATGCCGTCGACGTGACGGACGCGATGATTGCCAATGATGAAAAATCAGGCAACGACGTGCTGTCTTACGGCATGGGCACGCAGGGTCAGCGCTATTCGACGCTGACCCAGCTCAACACTAAAACCATTAGCGGCCTGGTACCGGCATGGTCGTTTTCATTTGGCGGCGAGAAGCAGCGCGGCCAGGAATCGCAACCGGTGGTCCACGACGGCCGTATGTTCGTCACCGGTTCGTACTCGCGTATTTACGCGCTGGACGTGAAGACCGGCGCGAAGATCTGGAAGTACGAGCACCGTCTGCCGGAAGGCATCATGCCTTGTTGCGACGTGGTCAACCGCGGCGCTGCGCTGTTCGGTAACCTCGTCATTTTCAGTACCCTCGATGCCCAGCTGGTCGCGCTGGATCAAGCCACCGGCAACCTCGTCTGGAAAGAAAAGATCGATGATTACGCCGCCGGCTATTCGAACACCGCCGCGCCGCTGATCGCCAAAGGCATGTTGCTGACTGGCGTCTCCGGTGGCGAATTCGGCGTGGTCGGCCGGGTCGAAGCACGCGACCCGATGACCGGCAGGCTGATCTGGATGCGTCCGACCGTCGAAGGTCACATGGGCTACAAGTACGACAAGGATGGCAAGAAAACCGAACTCGGGATTTCCGGCACGCTCAACAAAACCTGGCCCGGCGAACTCTGGAAAACCGGCGGCGCAGCGACCTGGCTGGGCGGCACTTATGACGCCACCACCGGCCTCGCGTATTTCGGCACCGGCAATCCGTCGCCCTGGAACAGCCATCTGCGTCCTGGCGACAACCTGTATTCCTCCTCGACGGTCGCCCTCGACGTCATGACCGGCGACATCAAGTGGCATTACCAGACCACGCCGCATGATGGCTGGGACTACGACGGCGTCAATGAACTGATCACCTTCGACATGGGCGGTAAGCGCATGGGCGGCAAGGCTGACCGCAACGGCTTTTTCTACGTGCTTGATGCCAAAAGCGGCAAGCTGGAAAACGCCTTCCCGTTCGTCAAGAAAATTACCTGGGCCTCCAGCATCGACCTGAAAACCGGTCGTCCGAACTACATCGAAGCAGGTCGTCCCGGCGATCCGACCAAAGGGGCGGACGGCAAGAAAGGCACGACCGTGTACGCCGCGCCATCTTTCCTCGGCGGTAAAAACCAGATGCCGATGGCCTACAGTCCGAAGACCAACCTGTTCTATGTGCCTGCCAACGAATGGGCCATGGAAATCTGGAATGAGCCGGTCGGCTACAAAAAAGGCGCGGCCTTCCTGGGTGCCGGCTTTGCCATCCGGACCATCAATGACGACTACATCGGTGCCTTGCGCGCGATGGATCCGAAGACCGGCAAGATCGTCTGGGAGAACAAGAACGTCGCGCCATTGTGGGGTGGCGTGATGACCACCGCTGGCGACCTGGTGTTTTACGGTACGCCGGAAGGCTTCCTGAAAGCACTTGATGCCCGCACCGGCAAGGAACTCTGGAAATTCCAGACCGGCTCCGGCGTCGTGGCACCACCGATCACCTGGATGGATGGCGGCGTGCAATACGTGGCGGTAGTCTCGGGTTGGGGTGGTGCCGTGCCGCTGTGGGGTGGCGACGTGGCGGCCAAGGTCAGCTACCTTGAGCAAGGCGGATCGGTCTGGGTCTTCAAGCTGGCGGGATCGACGGCGGTTGCATCGAAGTAA
- the adh gene encoding aldehyde dehydrogenase — MDMADFSKLGVKNPFAARYDNFIGGKFVPPVKGEYFENVSPIVGKAFCEIARSTAEDIELALDAAHAAKTAWGKTSLADRSNILNKIADRMEANLGLLALAETIDNGKPIRETTLADIPLAIDHFRYFAGCIRAQEGSVSQIDAETYAYHFHEPLGVVGQIIPWNFPILMAVWKMAPALAAGNCIVLKPAEQTPASIMVWVDLIKDLLPPGVLNIVNGFGLEAGKPLASNKRIAKIAFTGETGTGRLIMQYAAQNIIPVTLELGGKSPNIFFADVMDQDDAFFDKCLEGFAMFALNQGEVCTCPSRVLIQESIYERFIERAVKRVAAIKQGNPFEMSTQIGAQASHEQLEKILSYLDIGKQEGAKCLIGGERKMLEGDLAGGYYVQPTIFQGNNKMRIFQEEIFGPVVSVTTFKDEDEALEIANDTLYGLGSGLWTRDGSRAFRVGRGIQAGRVWTNCYHLYPAHAAFGGYKQSGIGRENHKMMLEHYQQTKNLLVSYSPNAMGFF, encoded by the coding sequence ATGGACATGGCAGACTTCAGCAAGCTCGGCGTAAAAAATCCTTTCGCAGCCCGCTACGACAACTTCATCGGCGGCAAATTTGTCCCGCCGGTCAAAGGCGAATATTTCGAGAATGTCAGTCCGATCGTCGGCAAGGCATTTTGCGAAATCGCCCGTTCCACGGCCGAAGACATCGAACTCGCCCTCGACGCCGCGCATGCTGCCAAGACGGCATGGGGCAAAACATCGCTGGCCGATCGCTCCAATATCCTCAACAAAATCGCCGATCGCATGGAAGCCAATCTGGGCTTGCTGGCGCTGGCCGAAACCATCGATAACGGCAAGCCGATCCGCGAAACCACGCTGGCTGATATCCCGCTGGCGATCGATCATTTCCGCTACTTCGCCGGTTGCATCCGCGCCCAGGAAGGCAGCGTCTCGCAGATCGATGCCGAAACCTACGCCTATCATTTTCATGAGCCGCTGGGCGTGGTCGGCCAGATCATTCCGTGGAATTTTCCTATCCTGATGGCGGTCTGGAAAATGGCGCCGGCACTGGCTGCCGGTAACTGCATCGTCCTGAAACCGGCCGAACAGACGCCGGCGTCGATCATGGTCTGGGTTGACCTGATCAAGGATTTGCTGCCACCGGGCGTGCTCAACATCGTCAACGGTTTCGGCCTCGAAGCCGGCAAACCGCTGGCCTCGAACAAGCGCATCGCCAAGATCGCCTTCACCGGCGAAACCGGTACCGGTCGCCTGATCATGCAATACGCCGCACAGAACATCATCCCGGTGACGCTGGAACTAGGCGGCAAATCGCCGAACATTTTCTTTGCCGACGTGATGGACCAGGACGATGCCTTCTTTGACAAGTGCCTCGAAGGCTTTGCGATGTTTGCGCTGAACCAGGGGGAAGTCTGCACCTGCCCGTCGCGCGTGCTGATCCAGGAATCGATCTACGAGCGCTTCATCGAGCGCGCCGTCAAACGCGTCGCCGCCATCAAGCAAGGCAACCCGTTCGAGATGTCGACGCAGATCGGTGCGCAGGCCTCGCATGAGCAGCTCGAAAAAATCCTGTCCTATCTGGACATCGGCAAACAGGAAGGCGCCAAGTGCCTCATCGGCGGCGAACGCAAGATGCTCGAAGGCGATCTGGCCGGCGGGTACTACGTCCAGCCGACTATCTTTCAGGGCAATAACAAGATGCGTATTTTCCAGGAAGAGATCTTCGGGCCGGTGGTGTCGGTGACGACTTTCAAGGACGAAGACGAAGCGCTCGAGATCGCCAACGACACCTTGTATGGTCTTGGTTCGGGCTTGTGGACCCGCGACGGGTCGCGTGCATTCCGGGTCGGGCGTGGCATTCAGGCCGGTCGCGTCTGGACCAACTGCTATCACCTGTATCCGGCCCATGCCGCGTTCGGTGGCTACAAGCAATCCGGTATCGGCCGCGAAAATCACAAGATGATGCTCGAGCATTATCAGCAGACCAAGAATCTGCTGGTGAGTTATAGCCCGAACGCGATGGGGTTTTTCTAA
- a CDS encoding beta-propeller fold lactonase family protein yields the protein MLIRRLLAIASLAAAVAATLPAAVIAAPFAYVPNEGSGTVSVIDTATDLVVADIPAGKKPRGIAAGTDGHWLYVSDQPNNSLQLIDLRARKPAGTVDLGESPEGVSISADGRWVVAAVEEKNAIAVTDTRTNKLAFSIQVKGKNPEHAVFSPDGKLIFVSAEEGDAVDVIDFATRKEVTQIAVGARPRGIGFLPDSSRAYVATENSNEVFVIDARTFKIITKVKAGLRANGITVHPDGSRVYISNGGDASVSVLDTATNTVIATVPVGQRPWNMAITPDGKKLYVANGRSGTVSVIDTVANTKLRDVATGKLPWGVVIR from the coding sequence ATGTTGATTCGTCGCTTGCTCGCCATCGCTTCTCTTGCTGCTGCGGTCGCCGCCACCCTCCCCGCTGCCGTCATCGCCGCGCCGTTTGCGTATGTGCCCAATGAAGGATCGGGCACGGTCTCGGTGATCGATACCGCGACCGATCTGGTCGTCGCCGACATCCCGGCCGGCAAGAAGCCGCGCGGCATCGCCGCCGGTACCGACGGCCACTGGCTGTATGTCAGCGACCAGCCCAACAACAGCCTGCAACTGATCGATCTGCGCGCGCGCAAACCGGCCGGCACCGTCGACCTCGGTGAATCGCCGGAAGGCGTGTCGATCTCGGCGGATGGCCGCTGGGTGGTCGCGGCCGTCGAAGAGAAAAATGCGATTGCGGTCACTGATACGCGCACCAACAAGCTGGCCTTTTCGATCCAGGTCAAGGGCAAGAATCCCGAGCATGCGGTGTTCAGCCCGGACGGCAAACTGATCTTCGTCAGTGCCGAAGAAGGTGACGCCGTCGACGTGATCGACTTCGCCACGCGCAAGGAAGTCACGCAGATTGCGGTCGGCGCACGCCCGCGCGGCATCGGCTTTTTGCCCGATAGCAGCCGCGCCTATGTCGCCACCGAAAACAGCAATGAAGTCTTCGTCATCGATGCGCGCACCTTCAAGATCATCACCAAGGTCAAGGCCGGCCTGCGTGCCAATGGCATCACCGTGCATCCGGATGGCAGCCGCGTCTACATCTCCAATGGCGGGGACGCCAGCGTATCGGTACTCGATACCGCCACCAATACCGTCATCGCCACCGTGCCGGTCGGCCAGCGCCCGTGGAACATGGCGATCACGCCTGATGGCAAAAAACTGTATGTCGCCAATGGCCGCTCGGGCACCGTCTCGGTGATCGATACGGTGGCCAATACCAAATTGCGTGATGTCGCTACCGGCAAATTGCCATGGGGCGTGGTGATCCGCTGA
- a CDS encoding cytochrome b, translated as MPDHVTRSARYNRTAVTLHWLIAALLLGQFLFGWYLGDVPRNTPERGIFINLHKSTGILIGLLILLRIVWRLTHTPPALPDATPRWQRHAARISHGVLYACMLLMPLSGYIASNFSKHGVKLFNMVRLAPWGSDDKVIYAFFNQTHKLTALVLAAFVVLHILAVIKHQLIDRDNLISRMWPRASR; from the coding sequence ATGCCCGACCATGTCACCCGCTCCGCCCGTTACAATCGCACCGCCGTCACGCTGCACTGGCTCATTGCCGCACTGCTGCTCGGCCAGTTCCTGTTCGGCTGGTACCTCGGCGACGTGCCGCGCAACACACCCGAACGGGGCATCTTCATCAACCTGCACAAGAGCACCGGCATCCTGATTGGCCTGCTGATCCTGCTACGTATTGTCTGGCGCCTGACCCATACACCGCCGGCGCTGCCGGACGCGACACCACGCTGGCAGCGCCACGCCGCGCGCATCAGCCATGGCGTGCTGTATGCCTGCATGCTGCTGATGCCGCTGTCGGGCTATATCGCCTCGAACTTTAGCAAGCATGGCGTGAAGCTGTTCAACATGGTCCGGCTCGCGCCATGGGGCAGCGATGACAAAGTGATCTACGCCTTCTTCAACCAGACCCACAAACTCACTGCGCTCGTGCTGGCGGCCTTCGTCGTTCTGCATATCCTCGCGGTCATCAAGCATCAGCTGATCGACCGCGATAACCTGATTTCGCGGATGTGGCCACGCGCCTCCCGTTAA
- a CDS encoding sigma-54-dependent Fis family transcriptional regulator: MIEESHQRSANYGVPRTASPDYDPLGRADMALVLEQNRLLHSHAAPVMETLYEQIINTHNMVILTDVTGLIIHTLGDADFLEKADRVALTPGVAWSEQSKGTNAIGTAIAEKVPTSIHADQHYLDANRFLTCSAAPIFDVMGNVVGVLDVTGDQHNFHKHTMALVRMSAQMIENQLFAAAFEESIKLSFHSRPEFLGTLMEGIASFTPGGRFLSASRSGLFQLGLPMSALQTHTFSSLFGMPISALMDHYRTASPGPLQLCLHSGVRVYAKCADLRLPTTSFQHTTSNARSTEAEPAAAPLSSHEQSKARLSSLRYLNTGDEQVAVVIDKLKKVIGRDISILITGETGTGKELLAQAIHNDSPRKAGPFVAVNCASIPETLIESELFGYEDGAFTGARKKGSIGKILQANGGSLFLDEIGDMPLNLQARLLRVLQERMVTPLGSTKSIPVNVALTCATNRNLRDMIARNLFRDDLYYRLNGLVVRLPPLRERTDLDVVIDKLLAAEGNGVRYTVAPAIMAMFRSHGWPGNFRQLTNLMRTAMVMAGDDHEIRIEHLPDDFLDDIATTVPAAGKSVNPTTHDDLATLEDVELSVIQQSLAAHDGNVSATARALGVSRNTIYRKIHP, from the coding sequence ATGATCGAAGAATCCCATCAGCGTTCCGCCAACTACGGCGTCCCGAGAACCGCCTCGCCGGATTACGATCCGCTTGGCCGCGCCGACATGGCCCTCGTGCTAGAACAGAACCGGCTATTGCACAGCCACGCCGCACCCGTGATGGAAACGCTCTACGAGCAAATCATCAACACCCACAACATGGTGATCCTGACCGATGTCACCGGCCTGATCATCCACACGCTGGGCGACGCCGACTTCCTCGAAAAAGCCGATCGTGTCGCCCTGACGCCCGGCGTGGCGTGGTCGGAGCAAAGCAAGGGCACCAATGCGATCGGCACCGCCATCGCCGAAAAAGTGCCGACCAGTATTCACGCCGATCAGCACTACCTCGATGCGAACCGCTTCCTGACCTGTTCAGCCGCCCCGATCTTCGACGTGATGGGTAATGTGGTCGGCGTGCTTGATGTCACCGGCGACCAGCATAATTTTCACAAGCACACGATGGCGCTGGTGCGGATGTCGGCGCAGATGATAGAGAACCAGCTGTTCGCCGCAGCCTTTGAAGAGTCGATCAAACTGAGCTTTCATAGCCGGCCGGAATTCCTTGGCACGCTGATGGAAGGGATTGCCAGCTTCACGCCGGGCGGTCGCTTTTTGTCGGCCAGCCGCAGCGGCCTGTTCCAGCTCGGCTTGCCGATGTCGGCCCTGCAGACGCATACCTTCAGCTCGCTGTTCGGTATGCCGATCTCGGCCCTGATGGATCATTACCGGACCGCGTCACCAGGCCCGCTCCAACTGTGCCTGCACAGCGGCGTGCGGGTGTATGCGAAGTGCGCCGACCTGCGTCTGCCCACCACCAGTTTCCAGCACACGACCAGCAATGCACGCAGTACCGAGGCCGAGCCTGCCGCCGCGCCGCTGAGCAGCCACGAACAAAGCAAGGCGCGTCTGTCCAGCCTGCGCTACCTCAACACCGGCGACGAGCAGGTCGCCGTCGTCATCGACAAACTGAAAAAAGTCATCGGCCGCGATATCTCTATCCTGATCACCGGCGAGACCGGCACCGGCAAAGAATTGCTGGCGCAGGCGATTCACAATGATTCGCCGCGCAAGGCCGGCCCGTTCGTGGCAGTCAATTGCGCCTCGATTCCCGAGACGCTGATCGAGTCCGAACTGTTCGGCTACGAAGACGGCGCCTTCACCGGCGCCCGCAAAAAAGGCAGCATCGGCAAGATCCTGCAAGCCAACGGCGGCTCGCTGTTTCTCGATGAAATCGGCGACATGCCGCTGAACTTGCAGGCGCGGCTGTTGCGCGTACTGCAGGAGCGCATGGTGACGCCGCTGGGCAGCACCAAGTCGATCCCGGTGAACGTGGCGCTGACCTGCGCGACCAATCGCAACTTGCGCGATATGATTGCGCGCAATCTATTTCGTGATGACTTGTACTACCGCTTGAACGGGCTGGTGGTACGCCTGCCGCCGCTGCGCGAACGCACCGACCTTGACGTGGTCATCGACAAGCTGCTGGCCGCTGAAGGCAATGGCGTGCGCTATACGGTTGCGCCAGCCATCATGGCCATGTTCCGCTCGCATGGCTGGCCGGGTAATTTCCGCCAGCTAACCAACCTGATGCGCACCGCCATGGTGATGGCCGGTGACGACCATGAAATCCGCATCGAGCATTTGCCGGACGACTTCCTGGACGATATCGCGACCACCGTCCCGGCGGCCGGCAAGTCCGTCAATCCGACGACCCATGACGATCTGGCCACGCTCGAAGATGTCGAACTGTCGGTGATCCAGCAATCGCTGGCCGCGCATGATGGCAATGTATCTGCCACGGCGCGCGCGCTGGGTGTGTCGCGCAATACGATATATCGCAAGATTCATCCGTAG